CTGTGGAAGCCTGGCAGAGTTCTTGTGTGAGTGGCCCCAGGAGTGTATTTACTATTGCTTGCTCAGTGTCATTGGGCTTAGATTCCTGCTCCAAAGGTAGGACAGACCATGACAAGTGATCTGCTGCTGAGTTGTTGCCCCCCCCGGTGTGAATTCTAGTAGGAAGTGATATTGCTGTAGCTGGGCTTGTGTCCAGTTCCTGATGTTGCCAGCAGAGCAGTCAGGGCTTGGTGATCTGTTTTTAATGTGACCTTTCGACCATGTAAATACATGTACAACCTCTTGCAGGCCCAGACACATGCCAGTGCTTCTCTTTGGGCTCAATGTTTGAGATGCAAAAGCAGCAGGACGTTCAGTGCCATCCTGCTCCTGTGAAAGGACAGCCTCCAGAGCCATTGCAGATGCATCACATGTAACAAGGTTTGGGGCAGCCATGCTGAAGGGGGGCTAATGTAGGTGCAGAAGTAAACTGAGGCTTTAGCATATGCACGGCAGACTGACAAGCAGGTGTCCAGACCCAGTAGCTGGTGTAGCGTTGAGGTAATGGCCAAAATCTGGGGAAGGAACCGGAGGTAGTGTGTAGTCATGCCAAGGAATGAGGCCAGTTGTGAGACTGTTTGGGGGTCTGGCAGGCGGTGTATGGCATCCACATTAGATTGTAATGGAAAAATGTTGTTAGCTGAGAGCTGGTAACCCACAAAGTCAATCTTGGAAGCTCCAAAGATGCTCTTATCTTCATTCAATGTGAGATGGTGATGTGAAAGACACTGAAAAACTTGTAGCAGATGGGCATTGTGAATCATCTGGGAGGGGTGTCATTGAGGTAAATAGAAACCCAAGAGGTGCCAGCAAAGATGGAGGTcgttatatttttaaagtaactgGGGGCAGAGCTGAGCCTGAATGGTATCCAAGTGTAACGAAACACTCCTACATGTGTCACAAAGGCTGTCAAATCTCTGCTGACTGGGATGAGGGAGGCTTGAAGATATCCTTGATGCAGGTCTAGCTTACTGAAGATGTGGAACCATGAAAATGTGTCATCAGTTCTTCTGGTGTTGGCAAGGGATATCTGTCGGGAATAATGGCATTGTTGACAGCTCTAACATCGACGCAAAGTGAGGACCTGAAGAACTTCCGTACCCCCACAATCAATAAGTGTGAAACTGAGCTGAGAAAATAGATCCGATCCCATTAGATTTGCCCCCGTAgcggtcacaaaaaaaaaaaaacagcagctggaaTAGACATGGAGGTGTAGTGAACAGAAAGCTGAATGGTACCCAGTACGTCAATATGGGAATGACCATAGCCATGAAGTGCAGTGGAGGTGCGTACTATGGGTACTGTGGAAAAGAACTGTTCATAAGTGTCCTTATTTAGAAGTGATACTTTGGCACCATTATCTGTCTTAAGAGAAACAGGTACCCTGTTCAAGGAGCACATACAGGTTTTGAAGCATGAAGGAGGCGAGCACACACTGTGAATAGTGGCAGGAGCAGGAGCGTTTAGCTGAGTCTGATTATTATTTTGGCAAGGAGCAGAGCGACACCATCTTGAAAAATGGTTCTCTGGACTCATGTTGGCTTGACCCACAGTTCCAACATCTCTTAGGCTAtgtgcgctgctgctgctgcactttctGAACAGGTTGTTCGATTACAGTTTCAGTTTTAACTGAAGCAGACAACAGTTGTGCTCCTTTAACAACAGCCTCGACCTGCAGACCAATCTGAAGAGCCAGAGTGAGATTGTCTGATTTTAATAATGACCGTTCTCTTAACTGAGCATTAAAAGTCTTTTCAATCAGTTGCTCACAGATTATTTCTTTGTACAGAGTACCAAATTTGTATGGGGCTGCGAGTTCACGTAGTGAGgaaatacactgtgaatcagatgCACCTGGCTGTTGCTAGCGCTGTCTAAACTGGAAGGCTTAAGGAGGATGATTTGAGTAGATCCAAAGTGAGCCACAAGTGCGTTGGTAGCTACAGCATAAGTGGCTACCGTGCCGGGTGTTGGAGATCCTTTGACCATCATTCCTAGGCATTGTGTGAGGATCACCTGCTTCCGAGCATCTTCTACCACATCAAGGCCCATGGCGATTAGGCACGTCTCAAAAGATTTAATCCAGCGATTCCATGGAACCGGTGTGTCTCCAGGCAGCGCTAgaaatggtggtggtggggtaAGCAAAGAAAATCTGCCATCCTTGTAGTCAAATGTTATgtgcataaacacacacagatgaTGCTTCTTTCAACAACAGCATATTTATTACAATCGCTCTGACTCTATCTTCAACCCACTTACGGCAGTTAGACTCAGTGTTCAGACATGCTGTGCCGCACGACTGCCGTAAAGTGGTAGCTCAACAGCAACTGCAGTGAAACCAAAACAGATTAAACAGTGGCTGGTTAGAATGCAGTCAGCACTAAACATCAAAACGTAAACATAACACAATCTCAGGATTCTGATCAGCTGTTCAAATGCTCTAGTGGACAGCAGCACTGCCTGTAGTTTATTCTAAGGATTCTGTTCGGCTGTTCTAACGCTCTGGTAGAGAGCAGCGCTGCCTGTAGTTTACTCTCTTAGGATTCTGTTCGGCTGTTCCAATGCTCTGGTGGACAGCAACGCTGCCTGTAGTTTACACTCTCAGGATTCTGTTCGGCTGTTCCAATGCTCTGGTAGAGAGCAGCGCTGCCTGTAGTTTACTCTCTTAGGATTCTGTTCGGCTGTTCCAATGCTCTGGTGGACAGCAACGCTGCCTGTAGTTTACACTCTCAGGATTCTGTTCGGCTGTTCCAATGCTCTGGTAGAGAGCAGCGTGCCTGTAGTTTACTCTCTCAGGATTCTGTTCGGCTGTTCCAATGCTCTGGTAGAGAGCAGCGCTGCCTGTAGTTTACTCTTTCAGGATTCTGTTCGGCTGTTCCAATGCTCTGGTAGGGAGCAGCGCTGCCTGTAGTTTACTCTTTCAGTATTCTGTTCGGCTGTTCCAATGCTCTGGTAGAGAGCGCTGCCTGTAGTTTACTCTCTCAGGATTCTGTTCGGCTGTTCCAATGCTCTGGTAGAGAGCAGCACTGCCTGTAGTTTACTCTCTCAGGATTCTGTTCGGCTGTTCCAATGCTCTGGTAGGGAGCAGCGCTGCCTATAGTTTACTCTCTCAGGATTCTGTTCGGCTGTTCCAATGCTCTGGTAGAGAGCAGCGCTGCCTGTAGTTTACTCTTTCAAGATTCTGTTCGGCTGTTCCAGTGCTCTGGTAGAGAGCAGCGCTGCCTGTAGTTTACTCTTTCAGTATTCTGTTCGGCTGTTCCAATGCTCTGGTAGAGAGCAGCGCTGCCTGTAGTTTACTCTCTTAGGATTCTGTTCGGCTGTTCCAATGCTCTGGTGGACAGCAACGCTGCCTGTAGTTTACACTCTCAGGATTCTGTTCGGCTGTTCCAATGCTCTGGTAGAGAGCAGCGCTGCCTGTAGTTTACTCTCTCAGGATTCTGTTCGGCTGTTCCAATGCTCTGGTAGAGAGCAGCGTGCCTGTAGTTTACTCTCTCAGGATTCTGTTCGGCTGTTCCAATGCTCTGGTAGAGAGCAGCGCTGCCTGTAGTTTACTCTCTCAGGATTCTGTTCGGCTGTTCCAATGCTCTGGTAGAGAGAGCAGCGATTCTGCCTGTAGTTTACTGCCTGTAGTTTACTCTTTCAGGATTCTGTTCGGCTGTTCCAATGCTCTGGTAGAGAGCAGCGCTGCCTATAGTTTACTCTCTCAGGATTCTGTTCGGCTGTTCCAATGCTCTGGTAGAGAGCAGCGCTGCCTGTAGTTTACTCTTTCAGGATTCTGTTCGGCTGTTCCAATGCTCTGGTAGAGAGCAGCGCTGCCTGTAGTTTACTCTTTCAAGATTCTGTTCGGCTGTTCCAGTGCTCTGGTAGAGAGCAGCGCTGCCTGTAGTTTACTCTTTCAGTATTCTGTTCGGCTGTTCCAATGCTCTGGTAGAGAGCAGCGTGCCTGTAGTTTACTCTCTCAGGATTCTGTTCGGCTGTTCCAATGTTCTGGTAGAGAGCAGCGCTGCCTGTAGTTTACTCTTTCAAGATTCTGTTCGGCTGTTCCAGTGCTCTGGTAGAGAGCAGCGCTGCCTGTAGTTTACACTCTCAGGATTCCATTCGGCTGTTCCAGTGCTCGTACAGGAGAATTATCTTTTGCACATCAACCCCTGGAGACTGTTTCCATCATAGtgtgaagatggaatttgatcaATTTTGTTTCACTGGTTTTAAAGATCGTATGAAGATGAAATCTGATAAGctttctttctctggttttaaagattgtGTTTCGAAATTGCCAAGAACCTCCTGCTAATGCTTCTCCTCAGGTCCACAATAACAAATAGATACATTCTTGTTTATTCTATTCtttgatctctgtgtgctgctaATTAAGTTTGAACCACTTGTAAACAAGGCTTTGTGTCAATGGGTAAATCTTttggttaaataaatcaataaataaaagagaaacatTCAATAGATAAATAGCATGCAATAAATTCAAGTCCACCTTACTAGCAACacttttaaattgaaatgaattAAAACTGCAAAGAATAACTCTTACAGGCCTTGTTTGTAGTTTGGAAACATTAGGCCTTATTTACAAGACTTTAACTCATAAGGTGTTTAAAGTCCTTGTAGTTATTTGACGATGTTATAATATTTGATTTCAGAAATACAGAACTATTAGATTTTCTATTTCCTGTTTACATGCTGCACACTTGACttattttgcaatttaaaaggcaacatatatatattttttattagtattatttgctTATTATATTTATTCTTTCGTTTCCTCATGAGTCATGGAGTTACCACAGATTaaagaaagaaactaaacaaatatttaattagtaATGTACATGTGTTTGTAATAAAGAAAGAACAAGATTTAATTTCAACGctgataattttttaaaaaatttttttcaaacaaaaaaaattctaaaactgGCTACCGATTTTCAAAAGTGCTcactttgtttctgtgtgtgtaatgtaccattttttttatgtaatatataatatatatatatatatattatatatatatatagatgttatATAGTTTGAAATCTAAATCATTTTCTCTATATCTAGAGATGTAAGGAAACTTTCTGGATATCTTTGTACATGAGATGTTACATCTCTACAGTCCTAtacaatgaatacataaataaacgaATCCATAATTAAATGATGAGAGAGCACTTACAATGTTCATTCATAACTGCTAAGTACTTTTAATTGGTTTTGTAACATGgtgttttcctttcacaaaaaaaaaaaaaaaaaatttgcagttTGCGCTTGCACCCTGGATTGGACTAACTGCTTTGATTAAATATGCACATGTTTTCTGAAAGCAGatgtcaatcaatcaatgttcaattcacatttattttactttgttgttgTGTATCTTCAAAAATCATTAAATGAAAGTAACTTTTTTAAAAACGTGTTGACAGATCTCCTGAATGATAACTGGTAATGATGTGATTGGTTTACTTTGTAACAGTTCAATCATATAGATTTGCTTGGTGAAACACACAACAATGAAATGtgatgtatttgtatgtgtgacTTATATGTAGTGCTACTATACGAGTATGTGATAGTTGTATTGAAAAGAGAACTATGGGGGTACCcttagaaaaaatataatttcattaaaaatatatatatgtaagaagAGGAGGGGGGGAATCGGGTGAAATGATATCAGTCgtttatcatgttttattttttgtttagaaatCCTGCTTCAGACATTGAATTACCTGTTTACCATCATCAGACTCTCGGTTCAATCGGTTCTTTTTGAAATTCATTAATAGAGACCGTGTTTGCTTTTAAATCGCATTTTACAGTCCTCTTCAAAACAATTCTCCATACTGCTGGAATGGTTTATTCTGTGTGTCTCGTCTTTCTTCACCGGCGTTTTAGTTGCAGTCACCTTTTAAGAAACAGGAAAggaacacagaaagaaaaaaaatcatcaatatCGAACGATCGAATGGTCTGGACATCCCGAACGGCtacattttaattcagaaagatTCAGAATAGCCTACCAGTATACAATcgtctatttaaaatgtaacaaatattaCACAATAACTAACACTACAAATGTGCTTCTCAGCAGAAATTCGTATTTTAAACCTAAATACAAACTATTATTAATGCTGTCAAACGTGCATGTCTTCCATGTTATTGCTATAGAAGTCTTTTCAGCGGCATTTTTTtcaaccaaattattattatttttttattcgaGATATTTGGCAAAGTCGGTTCATTCCACCTGGGTGTCCACTAGCTAATGACTTGGCCAAGTAGCTTTCCGTGTATTTCTCACACGCCTCGAAGGCACTATTGCATGGGTACAGTCTTGCCAGTTGGAAGGTGTACAGTAATCAGGATTATgatatataaatcaatatttacaaTAGGGGTTTTTCAATAGATTCAAGTTGATATTGTGTCTTTGTGACGTCCCTCGTCGTCCCCTTAaaaggaaattaataaaataagtaataatCGTTAGACCTCATACAATTTGTAGGATTACACAGGACGGCGTCTTCGTGTGTTTTAGtatacaatattgtttttaagCAGGTGTAAACAGTGAAATCCAAAATAACAGCAACAGTTACTACAGATTGGTTTGTTTACTTGTCTTCAATATTTGCATTGTAGTTTTTAGTTAGTATTCACTTTTACTGGTAATTTATACAATACAGCGATTAGTATTTGATATAGAATGATTTGGATATGTGAAATCAAGCAGGATTAAATAGGCGGGATTTCACAGGAATggaatatgttttaaatacaccTACAACAACCACAGTAAAATGAACTAAGATGACGTAGGTTATTCCCTAATAACATTCCCAATTTGTATTATGCAGCAGCACTCAAACCAGATTTAGATTTAACATGAACAAAGACATTAAACTAACCCCCGTTAAAATAACGCTTTCTGACTCCACTGTTTTAATGTTGAATGGTGCAGCTAGCAACGCCTACTGGCCAATCTAAATAATACGAAATTAATTAAACGTATTATATTTGCAAGATGATTATGCTGTTAACAAAATATCATTAACATCTGCCACACACAACTCCAaacgaacaaaataaaaaataaaaaacgcgATCTAACGCGATGTTTAAactaagcaaacaaacaaaaatctttatAAACATAAGTCATTTGTATTCTTAATGAAGTAATGTTGGCATATCTGTCTTGCTTCTACAGGCAAAACGCAATGTACACTGTCTGCCAGTAGAGGGAGCCGCACATTACATTTTACTCGAAGATTGAATCAAACTCTAGAAATAGAACCACCACGCGTAGATGCACAAGCTGGAGTAAGCAGAGCAGTTGTGTGTGTGATCTGATGAATAGGTCAAACGTGGGCTTTAGGCATAAATAGAATGTAGTCTGCAGTtaagaaacaaacactgtgaCCCTACCCTTAATGTACAGGCACTACTGTAATGCAACACTTTGCATTGAAGTCTATTTTGAATGTGGAATGGGGGGACATTAAACGCCATCTGAAGATCCCAAACAACTGTCAACTGTCTAATATTAGCACTCCTGTATTCCGGCTTTATTATTGTCCTCCCAGGCACATCTCATTGTAATAGAGCGCTTTTATTAAAAGATTAGCACTAACTTTTGCAGTTGGTGGAAAAACATTGTTTATCGCCGAGTTATTTGCAGCTGGGCAGTATTAAAGCCACGGTTTGACGAGACCTGCCAAAAGTAAATcaatttgtatgtgtgtatgtatgtatgtatgtatgtatgtatgtatgtatgtattattatattattattattattattattattattattattattattatattattattattatttaaataccgATATATAGTGGCAATTTAGAACCTAGGTAGGGTATTTAAGGAGATATTTCAGTAAACAACACCATGTCAATAGAattatgcatgaaaaaaaaagccGCCCACTCGTTTTCATCACACGTTGCCAAGTATGTTGTAAAGAATGAGCGCTCGCCTCCATTGTGTAAATAAAAGCCAGACCACTCTTAATAAACCTGCTTCGTAAtgaaacacagtactgtaatgCCGCTTGGTGTTGCAATCCGCGAACCCAAGGCGAGACCGCTTACAGTAGGCTAATGCAATTGCATTGACATCTGAAAGAAACATTAACTTACTGGTTTGGAAATACTAATTAATTTCAGTGATGTGGTCGGAAAGGGTTACACTTGTAATAGCGTTTCTCGTGGAATCAATGCATGTAACTGTGTTTCTCCATGAATTATTGCACTTCTGGCTTTTGTAGTTTATAACACATATTATCTCTTGTCTGCCACCCTTAAATtgctttttcttaaaataaaaactaacatgACGCGCGTTATATTAAACTCGAAGTAAGATAGCCTGTGGCGAATATTTTTGTCAATGGTTAAGAGGCAGAATTAACGCGCCCGCGCATCAAATCATCCGCAATCGACGGATCTTGGGTAGGTGTGCATTACGCTTTTGCTAAGTGTAACATCTTATCAAGATAAATATAGAATGATCGTTGACTTTTATTGGGGAGTGTTTTCACTGATTCCAccgaatcagacacccacaccaCAGACCGTGACCTGAACGTAGTTTCCTAGTATATTATTTTGAGGGAAAGTTTCGGCTGGAAATGTCACTTGGTTTGGATTGAAAgaacttttgttgttgttttttttaaaatcttttcccCACCCCCACCGATTAGAAGACCGCCCACCACAGACAGTCTGCCCGAGATCCCTTATAGATTTAAAAAGAGAGGCTGCATCCACACAGTGACATTCATTGAACACAGCGCTCGTAAGCAGATTGCTTTGCCGCTGCCGGTATCTGTGCTCCAGTTCCCTTTGCCTGTACCCCGCGAAGGATGCTTAAACAACTCCAGCTCCGCACAGgcatgcttttgttatttatctgGCTTTTTCATTGTATGGAAGATCACAAAGCACAGGGTAAGTCTGGATGCgatcgcttatatatatatatatatatatatatatatatatatatatatacacacacacacacacacacacacacacacacacacacacacacacacacatttcatttacatttccAATGTCTTGTGGCTTTTTAGCATGTGAAGTGCAACGAGCAGAATGACAGCTTGCCCTCAAAGACCTAAAGGGACTGTGTAGTACCTGCAGTTCAGGGGTCGGATTAATGCATggctactttttaaatatatgtttagcAGTGTATTAAGAAggttatcttttatttatttgttaagtatactgtatatgtattataaTAACGAATGACGGATTAATACTtcataataatatgtattataatgTAATGCCGcgctgttttattataaaagttttttaaaatgcaatttctggatgcttgtttttactttaaatgtattacattatcaGTGGAAACTACTACCTCGATGCTATAAATCTGTATCCCGTTTATTTTATCAACAAAATATTGGCACTGCAAATGCTGCTGATTAAAGACTGACACAAACTTTCGAGGGGTCTGGATTAAATGCAGATCGTTTACACGCGTTGACTAGAGCAGGGGATACGATTACGTGCCGCGGTATTAGCTCGAGGACAACAGTAACATAGTGCAATTAATGAATGCTGGACACACAACACGTGATTGTCTGTCTTGTGGACTTTATGCCAGACATTATACCAGCAGCCACATTACAGTGTTTCACTTTTTAATAACCAGCTTTTTGGAGGCTCACGGGTGTACACGGGTTTTCTGTCTAGGTCTCTTGGCGAATAGAGTATCGTAAATAGCGCAGCATTGTATCTGTACATTAATGAGTTGCCACTGAACTTGCAAAGTCGCAATACGGGTTGTAGTAGGTAGTGTTAGGAATAATCACCCCTTACTTTTGGACACAAATGTAACTGTGACTCAAGCAAGTCAGTGACTTCTCCagaaacattgtaaaataaatataaacattgcGTGACTCGGGAAATCTAGTCCTTTGAAATACGTGTGTCGCTGGACTACCATATATGCACTGATGCGGAGAGGTTCATCTTCCAAAGAATTGAaataagtgttattattattattattattattattatattattattattattattagtagtagtagtagtagtagtagtagtagtagtagtagtagtagtatttacaCCACGGTGTTAAAAAGACGcgtgtttcatacagtattacaCTGGGTTGTTGACTTAGTGAATTTGTTTAGTTtgtgaatttaatttaaatgaattaaaagtTAACCACCTTCTCGCTAAATGTAGCTAGCTCCTCTGTGTATAAAACACTTGGCATCCAGCAATGCTTTGCGGATCTGCTGCCTCCTGCAGGGAAAGCATTCCGAACTGTCTTTACACATGCACGCTAGCAGCGGGTCTGCGGGGTTGTGGAACCGGCTGTTGATAGATCATTGTACTGGGATCACAAGTGTTGAAACAGTTTCACCACGTTACACATTCAGACATAATACCGAGGTTAAACAATCTAGAATAAGCCAATACAGGCTGCACGTGTTTTGTCTGGGGCACTGGCCATACACATTAATACgactcctatttatttatttatttattttacagctggTAATTGCTGGCTACAACAAGGTAAAAACGGAAGGTGCCAAGTTCTCTACATGACTGGGCTCAGCCGGGAAGAATGCTGCGGAAGCGGGAGGCTGGGAACGTCATGGACCGATGAAGACGTGCCGAATAGTACGCTTTTCAGATGGATGATCTTCAATGGTGGAGCCCCACACTGTACACCGTGCAAAGGTAAGCTGCTGCTTTCatcttttttattcaaagcaagTGTTCATTTTGCTATATGATGCATTTGTAAATGACAACAACTGAATAAAAATTAATGGATATTTCTTAACATTGATGACTCTCCGagtgtgttgttgttattattattattattattattattatttaataataataataatataataataatacaccacgATGGTAAACAATTTTCCTGCACACAAAGTATGTGTGTGACCCATACAGTATTACACTGGGTTGTTGACAATATAATGACAATGCAGCAATTATTGCAAATAAgatttggtttatatatatatatatatatatatatatatatatatatatatatatatatatatatatatatatatatatatataccaactattgtattgcatttttaacaGAAACCTGCGACAACGTAGACTGCGGTTTAGGCAAAAGATGCAAAATGAACAAGAGGAACAAACCTCGCTGCACCTGCGCGCCTGACTGTTCCAACGTTACTTGGAAGGGGCCTGTGTGTGGATCCGATGGGAAGACCTACAAAGATGAGTGCGCCTTGCTGAAGGCCAGATGCAAAGGGCACCCAGACCTTGAAGTTCAATACCAGGGCAAATGCAAAAGTAAGTACACATTTTCTCTGAGTTCGTTCTTGCGTTGTTGATCAGCACTACAGCAGTTTTCATTTGTTGAGTTGAAATTTTTTCAACCAGACATCTAATAAAGTATTGATGATAATCATTTTGCTGTTTGATTTTGGTAAATACATTCATATCCAAGATACAAAGTAAAGAAACCTGTTTCCCGCTTGGCATAGCCACAGTTCGCTTGTCGAAGTAGGAAGTTACAAAGTAGGCTGCAATGGTCACTGCTGACAACATAAACCCAGTATAGATTTAGGGTAAATAAAACAAGTGCAGTTGCTTATATCTCTATTTTTCTTACTTTCAGAAACCTGCCGGGATGTTCTCTGTCCAGGTAGCTCCACTTGTGTAGTGGATCAGACCAATAATGCCTACTGCGTGACGTGCAATCGGATATGCCCAGAACCAACTTTACCTGAACAGTACCTGTGCGGAAATGACGGAATTATTTACTCAAGCGCGTGCCACCTGAGGAGGGCTACCTGTCTATTAGGCAGGTCGATAGGAGTGGCGTATGAGGGAAAGTGTATAAGTAAGtattcctttttaaataattcttAACTGTTACCACTGTGTCTCTTGAATAAACCTAATTCACCCCTCTCAAACCGCTGCCTATTTTGGAAGCTGTCATTTTACTAGTATGTTATTTCTGGGTTCATATTTCTATGTTTGCTGGGGCATTTGAAAGGCATTCCTAAGTTAGCtgcaatatatttatatgaaacATAATGTCCAAATTCAATTTGTAAGGGTTGAGTGCCGTCATCCAACAAGCTGAAATGTCAGTTGGAGACTATGATATTTGTCAAGCCGTACAGTGAAATTACATAACAGGACTCAGTGTGCATGTCAAGTATTGCGTACTTAAATACCCACCAGGTACCTTTACACTGtcaaaaaaatgataaataaataaatcccatgTGTTTTTCAGAAGCGAAGTCCTGTGAGGATATCCAGTGTCACAGTGGGAAGAAGTGTCTGTGGGATGCGAGGATGAGCAGAGGGAGATGTTCACTCTGTGATGAGGTGTGTCCTGAGAGCAGATCAGATGATGCAGTCTGCGCCAGTGATAACACCACTTACCCCAGCGAGTGTGCCATGAAACAAGCAGCTTGCTCTCTGGGAGTACTGCTGGAAGTGAAGCATTCAGGATCTTGCAACTGTAAGTAAATCCTTAGGTGAAAGACACTTCTGTGCTTTCTCAGCAATCCCATGCAGATTAAGGAGTGAGAATGGGAATTCTTGTCGCATGTGGATGGCTTTAATAATGATGCATTTCCTGCCAAACTAAATAGAAGCAAAAACTCGTATTTGGGAGCTGTTGGGTTCCTAATTACCTTCACATAACTAACAAGGATATTGGAAGACTAACTTTACAGTTAGCACAATTCAGATATGAATTCCAAAAGTGGATGTGATCGTCCTAGC
The sequence above is a segment of the Polyodon spathula isolate WHYD16114869_AA chromosome 2, ASM1765450v1, whole genome shotgun sequence genome. Coding sequences within it:
- the LOC121299818 gene encoding follistatin-A-like isoform X2, with protein sequence MLKQLQLRTGMLLLFIWLFHCMEDHKAQAGNCWLQQGKNGRCQVLYMTGLSREECCGSGRLGTSWTDEDVPNSTLFRWMIFNGGAPHCTPCKETCDNVDCGLGKRCKMNKRNKPRCTCAPDCSNVTWKGPVCGSDGKTYKDECALLKARCKGHPDLEVQYQGKCKKTCRDVLCPGSSTCVVDQTNNAYCVTCNRICPEPTLPEQYLCGNDGIIYSSACHLRRATCLLGRSIGVAYEGKCIKAKSCEDIQCHSGKKCLWDARMSRGRCSLCDEVCPESRSDDAVCASDNTTYPSECAMKQAACSLGVLLEVKHSGSCNSPVYSPI
- the LOC121299818 gene encoding follistatin-A-like isoform X1 — encoded protein: MLKQLQLRTGMLLLFIWLFHCMEDHKAQAGNCWLQQGKNGRCQVLYMTGLSREECCGSGRLGTSWTDEDVPNSTLFRWMIFNGGAPHCTPCKETCDNVDCGLGKRCKMNKRNKPRCTCAPDCSNVTWKGPVCGSDGKTYKDECALLKARCKGHPDLEVQYQGKCKKTCRDVLCPGSSTCVVDQTNNAYCVTCNRICPEPTLPEQYLCGNDGIIYSSACHLRRATCLLGRSIGVAYEGKCIKAKSCEDIQCHSGKKCLWDARMSRGRCSLCDEVCPESRSDDAVCASDNTTYPSECAMKQAACSLGVLLEVKHSGSCNSITEDQEEEEEDEDQDYMTSLHIFPLLDW